The Geminicoccaceae bacterium SCSIO 64248 genomic interval GCGGATGCTGGCGATCAAAGGATGCACGCGCGCACCGTGCCGGTCCTTCAGCCAGTGCAGGTTGCGCTCCACGCCTGGTCGGCTGAGATCGTCGAGCACGACGACCTCGCGGCCTTGGCTCAGATAGCTGTCGGCAAGGTTCGATCCGATGAAGCCCGCGCCGCCCAGCACGACGATCGGATGGGCATGTCGAAGCACGGCCGGCATGGCGAGATCCTGCGTCGTCGACGCCATGGCGACGCCGCCCTCGCTGAGCAGGCGGGCCAGCAGTTTCGGACGGCCGGACTCCGTCGTCACGCCCAGGTGATAGTGGCGCTGGTCGAAGCGATGGCCTTCCTGTACGGCGACGTCACCGGCGAGATCTTGCCAGCCGTACCAGTAGATCCGGTCGACGGGCGCGGTCAGCGCCGCGAGGAAACGCTCAACCTGCACGATTTCGTCACGGCGCCATGTCGAGTAGCCCGTCTCGGTGATCCAGATCTCGGCAGCAGGGTTGTAGCGGCGCAAAATGGCGCGCGCTTCCTCGACTTGCCGCGGCCAACCGAGCCATGCTCCCTCCTCACTGTCCCATGTGCCGGGAAAGCCGTGCAGGCCGATGGCGGATACGACGCCAAGCACGCCCCGCTCGCCCATCAGCTCAAGCCACTTGCTGTCAAATGGGCAGGGTCCGCCGAGCACCGGCTTGAAGCCGACCTTTGTCGCCCAATAGCCGGCTGCGCCGATCATCTCGGAGAACAGCAAGTGGTCCGGATCGGCACGCCAATCCCAGTCCAGTAAATTGTTCGGCTCGTTCCACAGCTCGATATGATCGAGATGGCGACCATAGCGCGTCAGGACGTGGTCAACGAAGTCGGCATAGTCCTGCAGGCGTCGGGGCGGACCCGAGCTGCGTCCCGTGCGCGACAGGGATGGCGGCGTATAGTGCACGCAGGGCAGGAGCTCGAAATGTTCGGCCAGCGTAGGAATCAACCAGTCGTACCATTCCCGGCCGCCGTCATTGTGGTACTCCGCCCAGGACAAGGCGGTACGGAGCGATGTCGCGCCGGTGCGCCGCATGGACGCCAACGCAGTCTTGACGCGCTCGTGCTCGCCGGGCCGGAACCACTCGACGAAGCCGAAGGCGAGCGGCTTGCCGATGGGCGAGGGGGACGAACCGGTCACGAGACCAGGCCCCGTATCTCCAATTCACGACGCATCGTGGCGTTGTTGTCAACGCGTTGCTGCGCGGCGACCCAGTCGGCCAGCTCGCCCAGCGTGTCCTCCATTGCGAACATTGGCCGGAAGCCGAGAAGCGCTTCCGCCTTGCCGATGTCGGAGAAGCAGTTCCTGATGTCGCCGGTGCGCGCCCGCCCCAAGATCTCGGGCTCGATCGGCCGGTCCATCGCTCGGGCGAGCAACGACGCGACGTCGCGCACGGTGTAGGATCGGCCGCTTCCGACATTGATGACGTTGCCGCCGACCTGAGGTCGCTCCAGTGCCAACCGGAAGGCACGGGCCACATCCCGCACATGGACGAAGTCGCGCCGTTGAAACCCATCTTCGAAAATGGTCGGCCGCTCATCTATGGCGAGGCGAGAAGCGAAGTTCGCCAGCACGCCGGTGTACGGGTTGGCCAGGGCTTGGCCTGGGCCAAACACGTTGAACAGGCGCAGGGCCACGCTGTCGATGCGATAGGCTTGGCCAAACAGAAGAGCGGCCTTTTCCTGCGCGTATTTCGTCAGCGCGTAGATTGAGGCGAGGTCGACCGGCTTGGACTCGTCGGTAGGGACGGGATCGAGGACACCGCCGTCGGCATCCGTGATGTCGAAGCGGCCGGCCGCGATGGAAGCGGGGTCCCGCCGCGCCGTCTCGACGAGCCGGCCATCGGACGCGCGATACAATCCCTCACCGTAGACGCTCATCGAGGAGGCGACGACCAGCCGCTCGATCGGGTGGGCGATCAACTCTTGAAGCAGGACGGCTGTGCCGAGGTCGTTGGTGCCGACATATCGGGCGATCTCGTACATGCTCTGCCCGACGCCGACTTCGGCCGCGAGATGGACCACCGCGTCCATGCCGCCCAGTGCGACGCGTACCGCATCCGCGTCGCGTATGTCGCCGACCACGACCTCGACGTCCGTGAGATGGGCGACGGCCGCCGCGCGGCTGTGAACCTGGTCGAGGAAGCCGTCCAGGACCCGGACCTCATAGCCGGACTCGAGCAACTCGTTGCAGAGATGGCGGCCTATGAAGCCGACTCCGCCTGTGATCAGAACATGCTTGGCCATGAGCGAACCAGGATCTTCTTCATCAAGATCAATGACAACCCTTCCAGTTCAACATCAGGTGCCAGGATAAGTTCCGCGTCTATTAACTACAAATTTTTGGTGATCAACTAGCCGAACTTGTCTTTGTACTTTACCACTATTTAGAATGTGCAAAAAAAGAGCGGGCCGACCTGGCCCGCTCGCTGATGCGCGTCGTCACGGCGGCATCAGAGCATGGGCCGGCCGCCGGTGACCGGAACGAGCGCGCCCGTCATGTAGCTGGAGTCGTTCGAGGCCAGCATGACGTAGACGCCGGCAAGTTCTGCCGGCTGGCCGGCGCGGCCGAGCGGCGTGTTCCCGCCGAAGCCTTCCACGGCCTCAGGCGGCATGGTCGAGGGTATAAGTGGCGTCCAGATCGGACCCGGCGCCACGGCGTTCACACGGATGCCTCGGTCGGCGATGAACTGGGCGAGACCGGCAGTGAAATTGGCGATAGCGCCTTTGGTCGTGGCGTAGGCGAGTAGCGTGGGCGAAGGGCTCTTGGCGTTGATCGAGCTGGTGTTGATGATCGCGCTACCCGGCTCCATGCGCGGCACAGCGGCCTTGCACAGATAAAACATGCTGTGGACGTTGGTGCGGAAGGTGACGTCCCACTCCTCCGCGCTGATGTCCTCGAGCTTGGCGAAACTTGCCTGGTGGGCGGCGTTGTTGACCAGAATGTCGAGCCGACCGAACGCCTCGAGCGCTCGCTCGACCAGTTCCTGGCAGTGCGCCTCCTGCTTGATGTCGCCTGAGACGAGGATTGCTTTGCGACCGGCTTCCGTCACCCAGCGCGCCGTCTCCTGCGCATCGTCGTGCTCATCGAAATAGGAGATAAGGACGTCGGCGCCCTCGCGGGCATAGGCGATGGCGACGGCGCGCCCGATGCCGGAGTCGCCGCCCGTGATGATGGCGGCGCATCCTTGGAGGCGGCCCGAGCCCTTGTAGCTCGTCTCGCCGTGATCCGGCGAGGGATTCATGTGGCTTGTCGCGCCCGGCATTTTTTGTTGCTGCTGCGGCTGCGGCGGGGCGGGCGCTTTGATGTCGGCTGTCGTGCTCATGATGTCTCCAGTTGGGACTGCATCAGCCCATGGTCATGGGCTTGTCCGCCAAGGCACGCGCTACAGCAATCAGGTTGCG includes:
- a CDS encoding NAD-dependent epimerase/dehydratase family protein → MTGSSPSPIGKPLAFGFVEWFRPGEHERVKTALASMRRTGATSLRTALSWAEYHNDGGREWYDWLIPTLAEHFELLPCVHYTPPSLSRTGRSSGPPRRLQDYADFVDHVLTRYGRHLDHIELWNEPNNLLDWDWRADPDHLLFSEMIGAAGYWATKVGFKPVLGGPCPFDSKWLELMGERGVLGVVSAIGLHGFPGTWDSEEGAWLGWPRQVEEARAILRRYNPAAEIWITETGYSTWRRDEIVQVERFLAALTAPVDRIYWYGWQDLAGDVAVQEGHRFDQRHYHLGVTTESGRPKLLARLLSEGGVAMASTTQDLAMPAVLRHAHPIVVLGGAGFIGSNLADSYLSQGREVVVLDDLSRPGVERNLHWLKDRHGARVHPLIASIRNDVALREPIADASAIFHLAAQVAVTTSLDVPVEDFETNARGTLNVLEAARRSGRRIPIVFASTNKVYGNLDDVALEDVLGRYLPADPEIRSTGISEHRNLDFCTPYGCSKGVADQYVLDYAKTFGLPTAVLRMSCIYGPRQFGTEDQGWVAHFLIRALACEPITIYGDGRQVRDILHVRDAVAAYRAVLESIDHVRGRAFNLGGGPENMVSLRMVLSAIERLTGRPITIDYARWRPGDQKYFVADIRELAEVLDWRPSVSWRDGIADLTRWLTGQQPGTAAGSSASADASLPRRLEA
- a CDS encoding SDR family NAD(P)-dependent oxidoreductase codes for the protein MAKHVLITGGVGFIGRHLCNELLESGYEVRVLDGFLDQVHSRAAAVAHLTDVEVVVGDIRDADAVRVALGGMDAVVHLAAEVGVGQSMYEIARYVGTNDLGTAVLLQELIAHPIERLVVASSMSVYGEGLYRASDGRLVETARRDPASIAAGRFDITDADGGVLDPVPTDESKPVDLASIYALTKYAQEKAALLFGQAYRIDSVALRLFNVFGPGQALANPYTGVLANFASRLAIDERPTIFEDGFQRRDFVHVRDVARAFRLALERPQVGGNVINVGSGRSYTVRDVASLLARAMDRPIEPEILGRARTGDIRNCFSDIGKAEALLGFRPMFAMEDTLGELADWVAAQQRVDNNATMRRELEIRGLVS
- a CDS encoding SDR family oxidoreductase codes for the protein MSTTADIKAPAPPQPQQQQKMPGATSHMNPSPDHGETSYKGSGRLQGCAAIITGGDSGIGRAVAIAYAREGADVLISYFDEHDDAQETARWVTEAGRKAILVSGDIKQEAHCQELVERALEAFGRLDILVNNAAHQASFAKLEDISAEEWDVTFRTNVHSMFYLCKAAVPRMEPGSAIINTSSINAKSPSPTLLAYATTKGAIANFTAGLAQFIADRGIRVNAVAPGPIWTPLIPSTMPPEAVEGFGGNTPLGRAGQPAELAGVYVMLASNDSSYMTGALVPVTGGRPML